In Pseudobacter ginsenosidimutans, the following are encoded in one genomic region:
- a CDS encoding helix-turn-helix transcriptional regulator gives MNRIDRLHAILTHLQSKRRVTAQEIADRFNISLRTVYRDVKALDESGVPVIGEAGSGYTIMEGYRLPPVMFSQQEANALLLGGKLAEKLTDGSIRQHFEAALFKIKAVLRSTDKENLDNLNNHIEVLRFRGPSDENADSHLTALQQSIAERRVIYIRYHSGGKEELSERMVEPIGLWYYSMYWHLIGWCRLRKGYRDFRVSRIQRLQLKDETFDGSVHPTLHGYIDSMKKDKSELNEAVVTMQNEFIRYIRESRYYYGFVKDEAAGDNCTRMYFMTGHMEYFARWLLTFTNAVKVESPQLLKDTMASFSKELHQHYAG, from the coding sequence GTGAACAGAATAGACCGCCTTCACGCCATTCTTACCCATTTGCAGAGCAAGAGAAGGGTAACAGCCCAGGAGATCGCCGACCGGTTCAATATCAGTCTGCGCACCGTTTACCGCGATGTGAAAGCGCTGGACGAAAGCGGCGTTCCCGTGATCGGTGAAGCCGGCAGCGGTTATACCATCATGGAAGGCTATCGTCTGCCGCCGGTAATGTTCAGCCAGCAGGAAGCCAATGCCCTGCTGCTGGGAGGCAAGCTGGCAGAAAAGCTTACTGACGGATCGATCCGACAGCATTTTGAAGCGGCGCTCTTCAAGATCAAAGCTGTGCTGCGTTCTACCGATAAAGAGAACCTCGATAATCTCAATAACCATATCGAAGTGCTGAGGTTCCGGGGACCATCAGACGAAAATGCTGATTCCCATCTGACCGCCCTGCAACAGTCGATTGCAGAAAGACGTGTCATTTACATTCGTTATCATTCCGGGGGTAAAGAGGAATTATCGGAGCGCATGGTGGAACCCATCGGCCTCTGGTACTACAGCATGTACTGGCACCTGATCGGTTGGTGCCGGTTGCGCAAAGGCTACCGTGATTTCCGCGTGAGCCGTATTCAGCGACTGCAATTGAAAGATGAAACCTTCGATGGTTCTGTACATCCCACCCTTCATGGATATATCGACTCGATGAAAAAAGATAAAAGTGAACTGAATGAAGCAGTGGTGACCATGCAGAACGAATTCATCAGGTATATCCGCGAAAGCCGCTACTACTACGGCTTTGTGAAGGATGAGGCAGCAGGTGATAATTGCACCCGCATGTATTTCATGACGGGCCATATGGAATATTTCGCAAGATGGTTGCTCACTTTCACCAATGCTGTAAAAGTGGAATCACCACAGTTGCTCAAAGATACCATGGCATCTTTTTCAAAAGAACTTCATCAGCATTACGCTGGTTAA
- a CDS encoding NAD-dependent epimerase/dehydratase family protein: MSTILITGGTGFLGAYIIKELVQQGYQVRALKRSRGLPAFIPSSIFEKVEWVEGDILDVVSLEDAMEGIDTVIHAAAVVSFDPGKKHTLFKVNIEGTANVVNIALEKNVRRFVYISSVAALGRTAKETKVTEEKKWTKSKSNTHYAISKYFAEMEVWRAMGEGMEVMVLNPSTILGYGDWNSSSCEIFKTVYNQFPWYTEGVNGFVDVEDVAKVTVALMKSPVSNERFIVSGENLPFRQLMNNIADNFGKKRPSKHATPFLMKIAWRMEKLKSKFTGKKPLLTKQSARVAQSKTYFDNTKLLNTLPDFSFTPLTQTIEKACKRYKQQLP; the protein is encoded by the coding sequence TTGTCTACTATCCTCATCACCGGCGGTACAGGTTTCCTGGGCGCTTACATCATAAAGGAACTGGTTCAACAGGGTTACCAGGTCCGCGCCCTGAAGCGCAGCCGCGGTCTGCCTGCATTTATTCCATCTTCTATTTTTGAAAAAGTGGAATGGGTGGAAGGCGATATCCTGGATGTGGTTTCTCTGGAAGACGCGATGGAAGGGATCGATACCGTGATCCATGCAGCCGCAGTGGTTTCTTTCGACCCCGGTAAGAAACATACACTGTTCAAAGTCAATATCGAAGGCACTGCAAATGTGGTGAATATCGCACTGGAAAAAAATGTGCGCCGTTTTGTGTACATTAGTTCTGTTGCCGCACTCGGAAGAACAGCCAAAGAAACAAAAGTTACGGAAGAGAAAAAATGGACAAAGAGCAAATCCAACACCCATTACGCCATCAGTAAATACTTCGCGGAAATGGAAGTGTGGCGCGCCATGGGCGAAGGAATGGAAGTGATGGTCCTGAATCCCAGCACCATCCTGGGTTATGGCGACTGGAACAGCAGCAGCTGCGAGATCTTTAAAACGGTATACAACCAGTTTCCCTGGTATACCGAAGGTGTGAACGGATTTGTGGATGTGGAAGACGTAGCCAAAGTAACGGTGGCGCTGATGAAAAGCCCCGTCAGCAATGAACGCTTCATCGTATCCGGAGAGAACCTTCCTTTCCGGCAGCTGATGAATAATATTGCAGACAATTTCGGTAAGAAAAGACCTTCCAAACACGCTACGCCATTTCTGATGAAGATCGCATGGCGAATGGAAAAACTGAAATCGAAGTTCACCGGCAAAAAGCCACTGCTCACCAAACAGAGTGCGCGTGTGGCCCAAAGCAAAACTTATTTCGACAACACAAAACTGCTGAATACCTTACCGGACTTCAGCTTCACTCCATTAACCCAAACCATCGAAAAAGCCTGTAAGCGCTATAAACAGCAACTACCCTAA
- a CDS encoding LytR/AlgR family response regulator transcription factor, translating to MIKSIIIDDEHNSVEALHEMLSRYCPVVAVVATANNINTAKELINLHHPDLIFIDIEMPFGNAFDLLNSISKINFEVIFVTAFDNYAINAIKLSALDYLLKPVSIKELQAAVAKAEVKISSKNINTRIENLLYNLKSPPSSSKRLALPTFEGLIFLDTDDFVRLEASNNYTFIFLKDKSKTVVSRPLKEFESLLDMSNFSRVHHSHIINHNYIKKYHRGRGGYVEMEDGSAIEVSTRKKDEFLSKFI from the coding sequence ATGATCAAAAGCATTATTATCGATGATGAGCACAACAGCGTGGAAGCTCTCCATGAAATGCTGTCCCGATACTGCCCCGTGGTTGCTGTTGTAGCCACAGCCAACAATATCAACACCGCAAAAGAGTTGATCAACCTCCACCATCCGGACCTGATCTTTATCGATATTGAAATGCCATTCGGCAATGCTTTCGATCTGCTCAACAGTATATCAAAAATCAATTTTGAAGTTATCTTCGTAACGGCTTTCGATAATTATGCCATCAACGCCATCAAATTGTCTGCACTTGATTATTTGCTGAAGCCCGTGAGCATCAAAGAGCTCCAGGCGGCTGTGGCAAAAGCGGAAGTGAAGATCAGTTCCAAGAATATCAACACCCGCATCGAGAACCTGCTGTACAATCTCAAGTCGCCGCCAAGCAGTTCCAAAAGACTGGCCCTTCCTACTTTTGAAGGATTGATCTTTTTGGACACAGATGATTTTGTAAGACTGGAAGCGAGCAATAATTACACTTTCATATTTCTGAAAGACAAATCAAAAACCGTCGTATCGCGTCCATTGAAAGAGTTCGAGAGTTTGCTGGACATGAGTAATTTCAGCCGGGTGCACCACTCGCATATCATCAATCATAACTATATCAAGAAATATCATCGGGGCCGCGGTGGATATGTGGAAATGGAGGATGGGAGCGCCATTGAAGTGAGTACAAGAAAGAAAGACGAATTCCTTTCCAAATTCATTTGA
- a CDS encoding carboxypeptidase-like regulatory domain-containing protein encodes MKKLLPFLILLLMQITSMAQEKNFTILGKVVDSATQQVLQGASAYCQNTTQGTITNKEGLFFLRLPNGGYDLVISFMGYEKKVIRISNNLPPVDTMQIALLKEEKSLAEVAVVASTELPDGLARYGQFFIDHFIGTSPNASQCVIKNPEALKFYFFKKRNRLKVTAREDIIITNEALGYNIRYQLDSFSYDYNNNISQYTGYPLFMEIDTTAEVRAQYGKNRARTYLGSRLHFMRTLFDSTMLDEGFVVEKMEDDPKSAKGSYIKDIYSEELYEADSSEVFIKWQGRYRITYKNVHPDKRYLQDYKLPDNIRVQVSLLDVADGFVIEENGYFYDQQTVISTGYWAWKLLAELLPYDYEYH; translated from the coding sequence ATGAAAAAGCTCCTCCCCTTCCTGATCCTGCTGCTGATGCAAATAACATCCATGGCGCAGGAAAAGAATTTCACCATACTCGGTAAAGTAGTGGACTCCGCCACACAACAGGTTCTTCAGGGCGCATCCGCCTATTGCCAGAATACCACGCAGGGCACCATCACCAATAAAGAAGGTCTCTTCTTTCTTCGCCTCCCCAATGGAGGATACGATCTCGTGATCTCTTTTATGGGCTATGAAAAGAAAGTGATCCGTATCAGCAATAACCTGCCTCCGGTGGACACTATGCAGATCGCTTTGCTGAAGGAAGAAAAATCACTGGCGGAAGTAGCGGTAGTGGCCAGTACTGAATTGCCAGATGGCCTTGCACGTTATGGCCAGTTCTTTATCGATCATTTTATCGGAACATCTCCCAATGCATCGCAATGCGTGATCAAAAATCCCGAGGCCCTCAAATTCTACTTCTTCAAAAAAAGGAACAGGTTGAAAGTAACAGCCCGTGAAGATATTATCATCACCAATGAAGCACTGGGTTATAATATCCGCTACCAGCTGGATTCTTTCAGCTATGATTACAACAACAATATCAGTCAGTATACCGGCTATCCCCTCTTCATGGAGATCGATACTACCGCTGAAGTGCGTGCACAGTACGGGAAGAACAGGGCGCGGACCTATCTTGGCAGCCGCCTGCACTTCATGAGAACCCTGTTCGACAGCACCATGCTCGATGAAGGATTTGTGGTGGAGAAAATGGAAGACGATCCCAAAAGCGCCAAAGGCAGTTATATCAAAGACATCTATTCTGAAGAGCTCTACGAAGCAGACAGCAGTGAAGTATTCATCAAATGGCAGGGCCGGTATCGCATCACTTACAAGAATGTGCATCCAGACAAACGTTATCTGCAGGACTACAAGCTGCCGGACAATATCCGCGTACAGGTATCCCTGCTGGACGTAGCCGACGGATTTGTTATAGAAGAAAACGGTTATTTTTACGATCAGCAAACCGTGATCAGCACCGGCTACTGGGCCTGGAAACTGCTGGCGGAACTGCTGCCTTACGATTACGAATACCATTGA
- a CDS encoding GyrI-like domain-containing protein has product MEIKTHPPVTVLYSSHQTTLNTLHQYVGTVLQDLLAEAANQKALISGPVYWVYHGSDGKPDTEFTLEIALPVQGMSTSGKFGVKQLPPFKALVHEHVGAWEDLPSVYGQLLKFIDDRKIAINDECREIYVNIDFQDPRNNITTVQMGVL; this is encoded by the coding sequence ATGGAAATCAAGACGCATCCCCCGGTGACTGTTTTGTACAGTTCCCACCAGACAACCCTGAACACATTGCACCAATATGTTGGAACGGTCCTCCAGGACCTGCTCGCAGAAGCGGCCAATCAGAAAGCGCTGATCAGCGGGCCGGTCTATTGGGTCTATCATGGTTCCGATGGAAAACCCGATACAGAATTCACATTGGAGATCGCATTGCCTGTGCAGGGAATGTCAACCTCCGGAAAGTTCGGCGTTAAGCAATTACCTCCCTTCAAAGCGCTGGTGCATGAACATGTAGGCGCCTGGGAAGACCTGCCCTCTGTATACGGCCAGTTACTGAAATTCATAGACGACAGAAAGATCGCCATCAATGATGAATGCCGCGAGATCTACGTCAATATCGATTTCCAGGACCCGCGCAACAATATCACCACCGTGCAGATGGGAGTTTTATAG
- a CDS encoding type 1 glutamine amidotransferase family protein, which translates to MKKRICYLFVFNGYADWEAAYTVAHLNKYSDFMIRTFSIDGQTITSMGDIRIEPDHSLEEVDPKKVDLLLLPGGEAWENEEHQEIALLVEAFLHANKTVAAICGATVLLGNHGFLDHVPHTSNDLAYLKDLAPDYRGDAHYVQEPCVSSDNLITANGAAALELMVAIFKKFNVMEDSVTDAVYDLFRSAGMENRMFAETEA; encoded by the coding sequence ATGAAAAAGAGAATTTGTTACCTGTTCGTATTTAATGGCTATGCAGACTGGGAAGCAGCTTATACTGTAGCGCACCTGAACAAATATTCAGATTTCATGATCCGGACCTTTTCAATCGACGGACAGACCATTACTTCCATGGGAGATATCAGGATCGAACCTGATCACTCACTGGAGGAAGTGGATCCGAAGAAAGTTGATCTGCTCCTCCTGCCGGGCGGCGAAGCCTGGGAGAATGAAGAGCATCAGGAAATAGCGTTATTGGTTGAAGCTTTCCTGCACGCAAACAAAACTGTAGCTGCTATCTGCGGCGCTACCGTGCTGCTGGGCAATCATGGTTTCCTCGATCATGTGCCACATACCAGCAATGACCTGGCTTATCTCAAGGACCTGGCGCCGGATTACAGGGGAGATGCGCATTATGTTCAGGAACCTTGTGTGAGCAGCGACAATCTGATCACAGCCAATGGCGCAGCAGCCCTGGAACTGATGGTAGCGATCTTCAAAAAGTTCAATGTGATGGAAGACAGCGTTACGGATGCAGTGTATGACCTGTTTAGAAGTGCAGGAATGGAAAACAGGATGTTTGCTGAAACAGAAGCGTAG
- the galK gene encoding galactokinase, producing MAIVERLRKKFRDLYGQEPIVVAAPGRVNLIGEHTDYNEGFVLPGAVDKRMYVAIASQAEPEITIYANHFEESFSFNPEHALQPVSGWMNYMLGVTHHIKAAGKTIGGAQVLIDGDIPVGAGMSSSAALCSAYGFALNELFNLGLSRMELAFIGQKTEHTFVGVKCGIMDQFASLHGKSGHVMKLDCRSLEYEYIPFDFPDHKIVLVNSMVTHSLAGSEYNVRRQQCEEGVSIIKKTYHNINSLRDVNLQMLQEHQHLISPVVYDRCWYVVTEKDRLLNGCDALQHGDLEAFGKLMIATHNGLSKQYAVSCTQLDFLAERAGYIKGVAGSRMMGGGFGGCTINIVQTEMVDTFKQQIQHAFEQLFQVTPEVYITQIEDGTHVVNSEVYH from the coding sequence ATGGCGATAGTAGAACGATTGCGTAAGAAATTCCGGGACCTCTACGGTCAGGAGCCGATTGTGGTGGCAGCTCCCGGACGCGTGAACCTGATTGGGGAGCATACTGATTACAATGAGGGTTTTGTACTGCCGGGTGCAGTGGACAAACGAATGTACGTTGCCATTGCTTCACAGGCTGAGCCTGAGATCACTATCTACGCCAATCATTTTGAAGAGTCTTTCTCTTTCAATCCCGAACATGCTCTCCAGCCCGTTTCCGGCTGGATGAACTATATGCTGGGCGTTACCCATCATATCAAAGCGGCAGGGAAAACTATCGGTGGCGCACAGGTGCTGATCGATGGCGATATCCCCGTTGGCGCCGGCATGAGCTCATCCGCAGCGCTTTGTTCCGCTTACGGATTTGCACTGAATGAATTGTTCAATCTCGGCCTCAGCCGTATGGAGCTCGCCTTCATCGGGCAAAAAACCGAACATACATTCGTTGGTGTGAAATGCGGCATCATGGACCAGTTCGCCAGCCTTCATGGCAAAAGCGGCCACGTGATGAAACTGGATTGCCGCAGCCTCGAATATGAATACATCCCCTTCGATTTCCCTGATCACAAGATCGTACTGGTGAATAGTATGGTCACTCACTCGCTCGCAGGTTCAGAATACAATGTGCGTCGTCAGCAATGCGAAGAAGGTGTAAGCATCATCAAAAAAACTTATCACAATATCAATTCGCTTCGCGATGTGAACCTGCAAATGCTGCAGGAACATCAACACCTGATCAGTCCTGTGGTGTACGACAGATGCTGGTACGTGGTAACTGAAAAAGACCGCCTGCTCAATGGCTGTGATGCACTTCAGCACGGAGATCTCGAAGCATTCGGAAAGCTGATGATCGCCACACATAACGGCCTCAGCAAACAATACGCAGTGAGCTGCACGCAGCTTGATTTCCTCGCAGAGCGCGCAGGCTACATCAAAGGCGTTGCAGGATCAAGGATGATGGGTGGTGGATTTGGTGGTTGCACTATCAATATCGTGCAGACAGAAATGGTGGATACATTCAAACAACAGATCCAGCATGCATTTGAACAACTCTTCCAGGTTACGCCCGAAGTGTACATCACGCAGATAGAAGATGGCACACATGTGGTGAATAGTGAAGTGTATCATTGA
- a CDS encoding DNA-3-methyladenine glycosylase I — protein MSYCSVIERMSGDKQALHKNYHDHHYGFPIHDDNELFGRLIMEINQAGLSWETILKKEASFRKAYHNFNVKKVAAYTEKDRERLLQDAGIIRNRLKINAAIENAKTILALQKEFGSFEQWLEHHHPKTKEEWVKLFKKTFRFTGGEIVNEFLMSTGYLRGAHADNCPVQKKVLKSKPMWAKK, from the coding sequence ATGTCATATTGCAGTGTTATCGAAAGAATGTCGGGAGATAAACAGGCATTACACAAGAACTACCACGATCATCATTACGGATTTCCTATTCATGACGATAATGAACTTTTCGGGCGGCTGATCATGGAGATCAACCAGGCCGGGCTGAGCTGGGAAACCATTCTGAAAAAAGAAGCCTCCTTCCGCAAAGCCTACCACAATTTCAATGTGAAGAAAGTGGCAGCTTACACAGAGAAAGACAGGGAGCGCTTACTACAGGATGCAGGCATTATCAGGAACCGTCTCAAGATCAATGCCGCCATCGAGAATGCAAAGACCATTCTCGCCCTGCAAAAAGAATTCGGATCCTTCGAACAATGGCTGGAACATCATCATCCCAAAACAAAGGAAGAATGGGTGAAGCTTTTCAAGAAGACCTTCCGCTTTACCGGCGGAGAGATCGTGAACGAATTCCTCATGAGCACCGGCTACCTGCGCGGGGCGCATGCGGACAATTGCCCGGTCCAAAAGAAGGTGCTGAAAAGCAAACCCATGTGGGCAAAGAAATGA
- a CDS encoding 3-hydroxyacyl-CoA dehydrogenase family protein, which translates to MIQTVCVCGAGTMGRGIAQVAARYGFHTILFDVNKDVLQQANTALQKDLRILVEKHKLTAEQQQSILDHIRFTSEINDCIADIVIEAIVEKLPVKVGLFNQLAEVNHSETIFATNTSSLSVTDIAKQVVHPERVAGMHFFNPAPLMKLVEVVATPLTNQATIDAVVSLTKELQKTPVLCNDAPGFIVNHVARPYYLEALYLAEKELSSIETMDTLLEATGFKMGPFKLMDLIGNDINYAVSCSVYDQLGQPLRLRPSPLQEEKVKSGALGRKSGKGYYQYN; encoded by the coding sequence ATGATTCAAACTGTTTGCGTGTGCGGAGCTGGTACAATGGGCCGGGGCATTGCCCAGGTTGCTGCCCGATATGGATTTCATACGATCCTATTCGATGTAAACAAAGACGTGCTTCAGCAGGCCAATACTGCCCTGCAAAAAGATCTCCGGATATTGGTGGAGAAGCACAAGCTCACCGCCGAACAGCAACAGAGTATCCTGGATCATATCCGGTTTACCAGTGAGATCAATGATTGTATCGCAGACATCGTGATCGAAGCCATCGTGGAAAAGCTGCCCGTGAAAGTGGGCCTGTTCAATCAATTGGCGGAAGTGAATCATAGCGAAACCATCTTCGCAACCAATACCTCTTCCCTGTCTGTTACGGATATTGCCAAACAGGTGGTCCATCCGGAAAGGGTTGCAGGCATGCACTTCTTCAATCCTGCCCCGCTGATGAAACTGGTGGAAGTGGTAGCCACACCGCTCACCAACCAGGCCACCATCGATGCAGTAGTGTCGCTAACGAAGGAACTGCAAAAAACACCCGTGCTCTGTAACGATGCACCAGGCTTCATTGTAAACCATGTGGCCCGCCCCTATTACCTTGAAGCGCTGTACCTCGCAGAAAAAGAACTGAGCAGTATTGAAACGATGGACACGCTCCTGGAAGCAACCGGTTTCAAAATGGGGCCATTCAAATTGATGGACCTGATCGGCAATGATATCAATTATGCAGTGAGCTGTTCCGTATACGATCAGCTTGGCCAGCCTTTGCGTCTCAGGCCTTCTCCCTTGCAGGAAGAAAAAGTGAAGAGCGGTGCGCTGGGAAGAAAAAGCGGGAAAGGTTACTACCAATACAACTGA